The genome window CAATAGATTCATGAGATGTAGCTGAATGTGAAATTACCTACTTAAACTAAATGGTGCGTTAGTTCAAGAAGGGTTCGTAAAGATATGCAGAACATAATAAAACTCGCTGAGAAAAAGCGAGTTTTTTATGAAGATGCTTTTTAATTAATCTTCCCAAACATCATTCATTAAATCTTCAATTTCTTTTCTTAATTTTTCAGATTCTTTTTTCAAGACAGTTACTTTTTTACCTTCAATCTCAATAACATCACCAACTGAAGCTTCTTTTGGAAATAAAGCTTTATTGTAATCTTTTGTCATCCCATCTATTTCGACAACAGCGATATTTCCTTCGAAACGGTCAATAATACCTTTTATTTTTTTCATTTTTACCTCTTAGAAGCTGAAACTGTTAATTTTGTTCCCGTTGAACTAATAACAATATTCCCCTTTTGATCTGTACGATATACTGTAGATTTTACTGATTTAAATCTGTTTAAAACGTCCTTTGTAGGATGTCCATAGGAATTTTTACCAACACTTATTACTGCATATTTAGGTTTAACCACG of Oceanobacillus zhaokaii contains these proteins:
- a CDS encoding DUF3006 domain-containing protein: MKKIKGIIDRFEGNIAVVEIDGMTKDYNKALFPKEASVGDVIEIEGKKVTVLKKESEKLRKEIEDLMNDVWED